From Methanosarcina lacustris Z-7289, one genomic window encodes:
- a CDS encoding molybdopterin molybdotransferase MoeA, producing MGRIFKERTSVDEALRLFLESISPLRHTEEVPLEACAGRVLAETIVSGRDVPHYRRAAMDGYSVRASDTPGASPANPVLLQLSDSIEEGTTMWIHTGAALPEGADAVVMVEDTVTVGDMVEIRAQVYPGRNVGQVGEDIKREELIFKECHFLRPCDAAVLASLGLDRVKVFRKPVIAVIPTGDELISREITREVPPPGMVLETNGLMATLYVEKWRGVSRCTGIVPDRPESIRKAVETNKDADMILILGGTSVGKRDHAPEVVESMGKLLVHGVGIIPGKPTALGIIDRTPVVCLPGYPVAGLVALYFFVRPGIRKLGSIPEVPEIVLRKRLAAKISSKIGYVNFIRVVFEGDRVRPLMGAGAGVLSSVARADGYVLVPEHVEGYEEGQEVDVFLIE from the coding sequence ATGGGCAGGATATTTAAAGAACGCACTTCCGTTGATGAAGCTTTACGGCTTTTTCTTGAAAGCATTTCCCCTCTCAGGCACACAGAAGAAGTACCACTTGAAGCCTGTGCAGGCAGAGTACTTGCAGAGACGATAGTTTCCGGGAGAGATGTCCCTCATTACAGGCGGGCTGCAATGGATGGATACTCTGTCAGAGCATCCGATACTCCGGGCGCTTCCCCTGCAAATCCCGTGCTCTTACAGCTTTCTGACAGCATAGAGGAAGGGACCACTATGTGGATTCATACCGGAGCCGCACTGCCGGAAGGAGCTGATGCGGTTGTAATGGTTGAGGACACTGTTACAGTCGGGGACATGGTTGAAATCAGGGCTCAGGTTTATCCGGGAAGGAACGTCGGGCAGGTTGGAGAGGACATAAAAAGAGAAGAGCTGATTTTTAAGGAATGTCATTTCCTTCGTCCCTGTGATGCTGCAGTACTTGCCTCCCTCGGACTGGACAGGGTGAAGGTTTTCCGAAAACCGGTGATTGCAGTTATCCCTACAGGAGACGAGCTGATAAGCCGTGAGATAACCAGAGAAGTTCCTCCCCCGGGAATGGTGCTTGAAACCAATGGGCTTATGGCTACCCTCTATGTGGAAAAATGGAGAGGAGTTTCCAGATGTACAGGGATAGTGCCTGACCGCCCGGAAAGCATAAGAAAAGCAGTGGAAACAAATAAGGACGCAGACATGATCCTCATTTTAGGTGGGACTTCAGTTGGTAAAAGAGACCATGCCCCTGAGGTTGTCGAATCTATGGGAAAACTGCTTGTGCATGGTGTTGGTATTATTCCCGGGAAACCTACAGCCCTTGGGATCATAGATAGAACTCCTGTAGTTTGCCTTCCGGGATACCCGGTTGCCGGGCTTGTCGCTCTGTATTTCTTTGTTCGCCCCGGCATCCGGAAACTGGGTTCGATCCCTGAAGTGCCGGAAATTGTCCTTAGAAAGCGCCTGGCTGCAAAAATAAGCTCAAAAATAGGATATGTTAATTTCATCCGAGTTGTCTTTGAAGGAGACAGGGTACGCCCACTTATGGGAGCCGGGGCAGGAGTCCTGAGTTCGGTTGCCAGGGCTGACGGATATGTGCTAGTGCCTGAACACGTGGAGGGCTATGAGGAAGGGCAGGAAGTGGATGTATTCCTGATCGAGTAA
- a CDS encoding ubiquitin-like small modifier protein 1, with protein sequence MAEVKIKLFANLREAAGTPELLLSGKKVIDALLSLTYKHPELKSLIFEKSDEKDESQVLCGSINVLVNGNNIRHLEGLDTLLKDSDEIGILPPVSGG encoded by the coding sequence ATGGCTGAAGTAAAAATTAAGTTATTTGCAAATCTGCGTGAGGCCGCGGGCACACCGGAACTCCTGCTTTCCGGAAAAAAGGTTATTGATGCCCTTTTATCCCTCACCTACAAACATCCTGAGTTAAAAAGCCTTATTTTTGAAAAAAGCGACGAAAAAGATGAGAGCCAGGTCCTTTGCGGCTCAATTAATGTCCTGGTCAACGGAAACAATATCCGGCACCTGGAAGGGCTTGATACTCTCCTTAAAGACTCGGATGAAATTGGAATTCTGCCTCCCGTCTCAGGTGGCTGA
- a CDS encoding flippase activity-associated protein Agl23, with translation MQQSPDNDTANSPKLSDKEYRVLGLLIVFFAIALRLFKLGERVFHHDESVHASFTLKLLEHGEYSYNPAYHGPFLFHSTAAVFHFLGINDTTARLVPVFFGVATILALFLLKKELGKSGVLWSMFLLAFSPSMVYFSRFFRNDMIIVFCTLAVVAGTFRYIDNIHNSKRYPYLILTASSLAIAVTAKENAYIIILIFGAYAGMGLLYSIYSSWKRENLSLQKTLLLKISALLPFLPEFILSGALFIFIVMFFYSSLFRNDISLFSIVERAFNHWIAMHRIERLGGPFYYYIPILLTYEIPVILFGTAGFFHFLKQKGQNASFFIFLCYWAFTSLLLYSYLQEKVPWLVVHIVLPFGILAGAYLGELFSRKNKSIPPEQGLLGGDLSSLTGPEPSLRAEHPGKTRTLIAGILALALLISLAQCISVNYYRSMEPAELMTYTQASPDVRELMEKIGGFDSRPETLRLYVVDPNQLYWPLPWYLRGYEKTGYSSKLPASSKYDAIIVPISYDMYKEISAEEYSSYNFTLRPGRDFTLYYKT, from the coding sequence ATGCAGCAAAGTCCAGATAATGACACCGCAAATTCCCCGAAGCTCTCTGATAAAGAATACCGGGTTCTCGGGCTTCTGATCGTTTTTTTTGCTATAGCTCTCAGACTTTTTAAGCTTGGAGAGAGGGTTTTCCATCATGATGAAAGCGTACACGCCAGTTTTACCCTCAAACTGCTTGAACACGGAGAGTACAGTTATAATCCAGCCTACCATGGCCCCTTTCTGTTCCATTCTACTGCAGCCGTCTTTCATTTTCTGGGAATAAACGATACCACAGCCCGCCTGGTCCCGGTATTTTTCGGAGTGGCAACTATTCTGGCGCTCTTTTTGCTGAAAAAAGAATTGGGGAAGAGTGGAGTACTCTGGTCAATGTTTCTGCTTGCATTTTCTCCAAGCATGGTCTACTTCTCAAGGTTCTTTAGAAATGATATGATCATTGTGTTCTGCACTCTGGCTGTTGTGGCAGGCACATTCCGCTATATTGATAACATTCACAACTCAAAACGGTACCCTTACCTTATCCTGACAGCGTCATCTCTTGCCATTGCCGTAACTGCAAAGGAAAATGCCTACATTATCATACTTATATTCGGAGCTTATGCCGGGATGGGCTTACTATACTCGATTTATTCAAGCTGGAAAAGAGAAAACCTGAGTTTGCAAAAGACCCTTCTCCTCAAAATTTCGGCTTTATTACCCTTCCTCCCTGAATTTATTCTTTCAGGGGCACTCTTTATATTCATTGTAATGTTTTTTTATTCAAGCCTGTTCAGAAACGATATTTCCCTGTTCTCAATCGTAGAACGGGCTTTTAATCACTGGATAGCAATGCACAGGATAGAGAGGTTAGGAGGCCCCTTTTACTATTATATTCCCATTCTTCTAACATACGAGATTCCGGTTATACTCTTTGGAACTGCAGGATTTTTCCATTTCCTGAAACAGAAAGGACAAAATGCTTCATTCTTCATTTTCCTCTGTTACTGGGCATTTACCAGCCTGCTGCTCTATTCCTATCTTCAGGAAAAAGTCCCCTGGTTAGTTGTACATATTGTCCTGCCCTTTGGAATCCTGGCAGGAGCTTATCTGGGAGAGCTATTTTCCCGGAAGAATAAATCCATACCACCGGAACAGGGGCTTTTGGGAGGAGATCTAAGTTCTCTTACAGGTCCGGAGCCATCTCTCCGGGCAGAACACCCCGGTAAAACCCGCACTTTAATAGCAGGAATTCTGGCACTCGCCCTGCTAATTTCTCTGGCTCAGTGTATCTCGGTAAATTACTACCGGAGCATGGAGCCGGCAGAACTTATGACGTATACACAGGCTTCTCCAGATGTTCGGGAGCTCATGGAAAAAATAGGAGGGTTTGACAGCAGGCCTGAAACTCTAAGGCTTTATGTGGTTGACCCAAATCAGCTGTACTGGCCTCTACCCTGGTACCTGCGGGGCTACGAAAAAACAGGATACTCTTCAAAACTTCCAGCGAGCAGTAAATACGATGCTATAATTGTGCCCATATCCTATGATATGTACAAAGAAATCTCTGCAGAAGAGTACTCCTCTTACAACTTTACCCTGCGCCCGGGGAGGGATTTCACTCTCTATTATAAAACCTAA